In one window of Desulfuribacillus alkaliarsenatis DNA:
- a CDS encoding YybS family protein, whose protein sequence is MDKQENLRGLIEGAILGAIWLVMLIASIYTPLFLIGFIILPIPFTIIAYRRGIRIALISAFVAVILSILFNLLVIGFSLVIYSILLGITSGYCFQQKKQANVTFTSMVLAVLGSNLLTILIIGFLTDYNIFADLSNTIQEAFVDSESLLGAIGLGATITEADIEAILEVIRLLLPTILIAVSVLIAYVYYHTARYTIRRLGEQETLPTLPSIAEIQLPKKILWYYIFATIGMIYLTLTGSMDNFMYTLLLNIVQILSLVLAVQGIGLVWYYMNKKNWSKVIKYPIVIILLHPILLQIMTWVGMFDIFFNWRKLPKQR, encoded by the coding sequence ATGGATAAGCAAGAAAATCTGCGAGGATTGATTGAAGGAGCTATATTAGGAGCTATATGGCTCGTAATGCTAATAGCTTCTATTTACACACCACTATTTCTGATTGGCTTTATAATTTTACCTATTCCGTTTACAATCATAGCCTATCGCAGAGGAATACGAATTGCCTTAATCTCAGCCTTTGTGGCTGTTATTTTGTCAATTTTGTTTAACCTATTAGTGATTGGCTTTAGCTTAGTAATTTATAGTATTCTGTTAGGTATAACAAGCGGATATTGCTTCCAGCAGAAAAAACAAGCGAACGTAACCTTTACATCAATGGTTCTAGCAGTACTAGGGAGTAATTTGCTAACGATATTAATTATCGGATTCCTAACTGATTATAATATCTTCGCGGATTTAAGCAATACGATTCAAGAGGCATTTGTAGACTCTGAATCTCTTTTAGGTGCAATAGGATTAGGTGCAACTATTACAGAAGCAGACATTGAAGCAATACTTGAGGTTATAAGACTGCTACTACCAACAATTCTAATTGCGGTATCAGTACTGATAGCATACGTATATTATCATACAGCTCGTTATACAATTAGAAGGCTTGGAGAACAAGAGACATTACCTACACTGCCATCTATAGCTGAAATTCAGTTGCCTAAGAAAATACTCTGGTACTATATATTTGCGACTATAGGGATGATTTATCTAACTTTAACAGGTAGTATGGATAATTTCATGTACACATTACTGTTAAATATAGTGCAAATTTTATCTTTAGTATTAGCTGTGCAGGGAATTGGACTTGTGTGGTACTATATGAATAAGAAAAATTGGTCTAAAGTCATTAAATATCCAATAGTAATCATATTATTACATCCTATTTTGCTACAAATCATGACTTGGGTAGGTATGTTTGATATATTCTTCAATTGGCGCAAGCTTCCTAAACAGCGTTAG
- a CDS encoding DHH family phosphoesterase: MKVSTIYNRGPRFFAYYSMILSGILIAVLYFFHNIIALVALIAWLILVVYFKRVELQYGESMEEYVLTMARRIKRSENHAMSFLPIGVIVIDGDGDIAWFNNYISETIKLDLHVGDDFQAEWAPKFNLLNKDEEILESANFKFEGRVFKVQYVKEEGLVYFIEETAILTLEKQFRDSNVVVGMLQLDNFIEMSKELSEHDSSMLLAEVMTIIFEWAHRHKILIKRLQQESYMLIFDQSILDHLEQDRFSILDEVKKLEERTDILITVSLGIAAGTSDTIVIKGQQAQESLDLALARGGDQVAIKRGDKITYFGGKTDAVEKRTKVRARVMAHSLRELIVSSDKVYIMPHTQPDPDAFGSALGALSIVQSVGKTGYVLLDKVNPSIRKIVKYLKDHGMGQYIITPEEALNGIRKKSLLICVDHNKPSLTMDKRILGQTNNIVVIDHHRRSEEVFDKPSLLYVEPYASSTCELITELIEYQYNSVRLSQIVATLLMAGIVVDTKNFVLHTGSRTFEAASFLRREGADSMTMQKLLADDFDLFVERSEIVRNAERYENGIAIAKAKASDRYGTVVIAQAANTLITLDGIRASFVLQEVDYGVAISARSQGEVNVQIIMEKLGGGGHLTTAAAQVKDVTIEEAEDQLKAVLRQLKEEGSL; encoded by the coding sequence TTGAAAGTTTCCACGATATATAACCGTGGACCGCGATTTTTTGCTTATTATTCAATGATTTTATCAGGTATTTTAATTGCGGTGCTATATTTCTTTCATAACATAATAGCGCTAGTTGCTTTGATAGCATGGCTGATTCTAGTCGTTTACTTTAAGCGGGTAGAGCTTCAGTATGGAGAAAGCATGGAAGAATATGTCCTGACAATGGCGCGAAGAATTAAGCGTAGCGAAAATCACGCTATGTCTTTTTTGCCTATTGGTGTTATCGTTATAGACGGCGATGGTGATATTGCCTGGTTTAATAACTATATAAGCGAAACTATCAAGCTGGACTTACATGTTGGTGACGATTTTCAAGCAGAATGGGCACCAAAGTTTAATTTACTAAATAAGGATGAGGAAATCCTAGAAAGTGCTAATTTTAAATTTGAAGGACGGGTATTTAAAGTACAGTATGTAAAGGAAGAAGGACTCGTCTATTTCATAGAAGAAACTGCCATTCTAACACTAGAGAAGCAATTTCGGGATTCAAATGTTGTAGTGGGAATGCTACAGCTAGACAATTTCATTGAAATGAGCAAAGAGCTGAGCGAGCATGACTCTTCAATGCTACTTGCTGAAGTAATGACAATTATTTTCGAATGGGCGCATCGTCATAAAATTTTAATTAAACGACTACAGCAAGAGAGCTATATGCTAATATTCGACCAAAGCATCCTAGATCACCTAGAGCAGGATCGCTTCTCAATCTTAGATGAAGTTAAAAAGCTTGAAGAGAGAACTGACATACTTATTACTGTTAGTCTCGGAATAGCAGCAGGTACAAGTGATACAATTGTAATAAAAGGCCAGCAAGCGCAAGAAAGTTTAGACTTAGCATTAGCCCGTGGTGGTGACCAGGTTGCAATAAAACGTGGTGACAAAATCACGTATTTTGGTGGCAAGACTGATGCTGTTGAGAAACGGACAAAGGTAAGAGCCCGAGTTATGGCCCATAGCTTGCGTGAGCTTATTGTAAGTAGTGATAAGGTGTATATTATGCCACATACTCAGCCTGATCCAGATGCCTTCGGGTCTGCATTGGGAGCATTATCGATAGTACAAAGTGTCGGAAAGACTGGCTATGTTTTATTAGATAAGGTAAATCCTTCGATAAGAAAGATAGTAAAATATCTAAAGGATCATGGCATGGGTCAGTATATTATAACACCTGAGGAGGCCCTTAACGGTATTCGAAAAAAGAGCCTGCTAATCTGTGTAGATCATAATAAACCAAGCCTAACAATGGATAAACGTATCCTTGGTCAAACGAACAATATAGTGGTAATTGATCATCATCGAAGAAGCGAGGAAGTGTTTGACAAGCCATCTTTATTATACGTTGAACCCTATGCTTCATCTACCTGTGAGTTAATTACAGAATTAATAGAATATCAATACAATAGTGTAAGGCTCTCGCAGATTGTTGCCACCCTCTTAATGGCGGGAATTGTTGTTGATACAAAGAACTTTGTTTTACATACAGGTTCTAGGACATTTGAAGCGGCATCATTTTTACGACGTGAAGGTGCAGATAGCATGACAATGCAGAAGTTACTTGCAGACGATTTTGATTTGTTCGTAGAGCGTTCGGAGATAGTTAGAAATGCTGAACGGTATGAGAATGGAATAGCTATTGCAAAGGCAAAGGCAAGTGATAGATATGGTACAGTAGTAATAGCTCAAGCAGCTAATACACTAATTACCTTAGATGGAATTCGCGCCTCCTTTGTACTTCAGGAAGTGGATTACGGAGTAGCCATTTCTGCTAGAAGTCAGGGTGAAGTAAATGTCCAGATTATTATGGAGAAGCTGGGCGGAGGCGGGCATTTAACAACTGCAGCGGCTCAGGTTAAGGACGTAACAATTGAAGAAGCCGAGGATCAGCTTAAGGCAGTTCTAAGACAACTGAAAGAAGAAGGGAGCTTATAA
- the rplI gene encoding 50S ribosomal protein L9, which yields MKVIFLADVKGKGKKGEVKEVAEGYARNFLFPKNLAVEANKANVSQLEQQKDSEKKKQQRELEEAKQLAKKIDEVSIVIKTKAGEGGRLYGAVTTKHIADELKKQNLKIDKRKINLADAIRTLGTTKVEVKVYPKVTGTLTVQVIEE from the coding sequence ATGAAGGTAATATTTTTAGCAGATGTTAAAGGTAAAGGTAAGAAAGGTGAAGTAAAAGAAGTAGCAGAAGGATACGCACGCAATTTTTTATTTCCTAAGAACCTAGCAGTTGAGGCTAATAAAGCAAACGTTAGCCAGCTCGAACAGCAAAAGGATAGCGAAAAGAAAAAACAGCAGCGAGAGCTGGAAGAGGCCAAACAACTAGCTAAAAAAATAGATGAGGTATCTATAGTAATAAAAACAAAGGCTGGCGAAGGCGGTCGTTTATATGGAGCAGTAACAACAAAGCATATCGCTGATGAATTAAAGAAGCAAAACCTTAAAATAGATAAAAGAAAAATAAACCTTGCGGATGCTATACGTACCCTAGGAACTACAAAGGTAGAAGTTAAAGTATATCCAAAGGTTACAGGTACTCTTACAGTTCAAGTCATCGAAGAATAG
- the dnaB gene encoding replicative DNA helicase translates to MDELIYDRVPPHHVEAEQAVLGSILLDNNALITVSEFLQPEDFYRKNHEIIYRAAIDIYEKNEPVDLVTLTTHLQSKQLIEAAGGITYLTELANGVPSAANAEFYARKIEEKAILRRLIGAANEISKKGYDGGDEIAELLDLAESKIFEVSQRKMGKAFAEIKDVLMDTFNRIEKLHSQRGEVTGLPTGYTELDRLTSGFQKSDLIIIAARPSVGKTAFALNVAQNIGIHSKVPVAIFSLEMSKDQLVQRMLCAEANIDANRLRTGNLQEDDWPKMTMAMGRLADAPIFIDDSANLTVLEMRAKLRRLQAEHGLGLVLIDYLQLLNSHRRSDNRQQEISEISRGLKGLARELDVPVIALSQLSRAVESRQDKRPMMSDIRESGSIEQDADIVGFLFREDYYDKETEKQNIIEIIIAKQRNGPVGSAELVFLKQFNKFVNLDRNH, encoded by the coding sequence ATGGACGAGCTTATCTATGACAGAGTTCCGCCCCACCACGTAGAAGCGGAGCAGGCTGTTTTAGGTTCAATACTCTTAGATAATAACGCACTGATAACTGTCAGTGAATTTCTACAGCCAGAGGATTTCTATCGAAAGAACCATGAGATTATCTATAGAGCAGCAATAGATATATATGAAAAAAATGAACCAGTCGACTTAGTAACCTTGACGACGCATTTACAGAGCAAGCAGCTAATTGAAGCAGCTGGCGGAATAACCTATTTAACGGAGCTAGCTAATGGTGTGCCATCGGCAGCAAACGCTGAATTTTATGCTAGAAAGATAGAAGAAAAGGCTATTCTTAGAAGATTAATTGGTGCTGCCAATGAAATTTCTAAAAAAGGCTATGATGGTGGCGATGAAATTGCGGAGCTACTAGATTTAGCTGAGAGTAAAATCTTTGAAGTATCCCAAAGAAAAATGGGTAAAGCCTTCGCGGAAATCAAAGATGTCTTAATGGATACATTTAATCGCATTGAGAAGCTGCATAGTCAGCGTGGTGAAGTTACGGGCTTGCCGACAGGCTATACAGAACTAGACCGCTTAACCTCAGGTTTTCAGAAGTCAGATTTAATAATAATAGCTGCCAGACCGTCTGTAGGTAAAACCGCTTTTGCCTTAAATGTTGCCCAGAATATTGGAATTCACTCCAAGGTTCCAGTTGCAATCTTTAGCCTAGAGATGTCAAAGGATCAGCTGGTGCAGCGTATGCTTTGTGCTGAAGCTAATATAGATGCTAATCGTTTACGTACAGGGAATTTACAGGAAGACGATTGGCCAAAGATGACAATGGCCATGGGGCGTCTAGCTGATGCGCCGATATTTATAGATGATTCCGCTAACTTGACTGTGCTAGAAATGCGTGCAAAGCTTAGAAGGCTGCAAGCTGAGCACGGCCTTGGGCTAGTGTTAATTGATTACCTACAGCTACTTAACTCACACCGACGCAGTGACAATCGTCAGCAGGAGATTTCTGAGATATCTAGAGGATTGAAGGGATTAGCTAGGGAATTAGATGTACCAGTTATTGCCTTGTCGCAGCTTAGTCGTGCCGTTGAATCGCGTCAGGACAAGCGTCCAATGATGTCTGATATTCGTGAGTCGGGAAGTATCGAGCAGGACGCTGATATAGTTGGCTTCTTATTCCGTGAAGACTACTATGACAAGGAAACTGAAAAACAAAACATTATCGAAATCATAATTGCTAAACAAAGAAACGGACCAGTTGGTAGTGCTGAGCTAGTATTTTTAAAGCAATTTAATAAATTCGTAAACCTAGACAGAAATCATTAG